CTCTGCGTAAAAGGGATTGGCGCTGTCTGCTATGATGACACCCACAATGTTCGTACGTTTGCTCCTCAAAGAAGAAGCCGTTGCATTCTTCACGTATCCGAGTTCTTTCGCTATTTTTAGTATTTTCTTCTTTGTCTCTTCACTGATATCTGGCTTATCATTCAGAGCTCTTGAAACTGTGTTTATCGAAACACCCGCTCTTTCCGCTATGTCTCTGATCGTTACGTACTTTTTCTTCATGTTCTTGCCTCCCGTTCACTCCTCCCTGAACAGATAGAAATCATCTATGAAACCCCAATCTCCCGCTCTTCCTTCGACAGAAACGATGACTTTTATCTTTCCTGTTTCGACTTTTATACTCTTTATCTCAGGATTTTTCCACTCGAGCCACCCTGTTGTTTCGACCATCACTGTTTTTTCACCCTTCCCGTAACCACTCACCTTCAAGGTAATCTTCACGCCACTTCCTCCTTGTGTCCAGAACCCTACTCTGTACACCCCGGCTGGAAGTTCTACTTCCTGTGCCAATTCGAATTTAAAAGCCTCGTCGAGCCAAAAGTTCACTGCATACTCTCCCTGATGTGCGTTGCTTGGAGGATTGGCTTTCACTACTTTCACTGCTTTTCTGTTACCAGATACCTCCCAGGGGGAAAACTCACCCGTCTCGAATCCGGAATTCCTCAGGTAGTTCCTGCTTCCTTTCACGGTCAGGGTTGCAAAGATTTCTCGGTCTATATCTTCTACGTATCCTTCTACTTTGT
This genomic interval from Thermotoga sp. contains the following:
- a CDS encoding LacI family DNA-binding transcriptional regulator gives rise to the protein MKKKYVTIRDIAERAGVSINTVSRALNDKPDISEETKKKILKIAKELGYVKNATASSLRSKRTNIVGVIIADSANPFYAE